In one Diabrotica virgifera virgifera chromosome 7, PGI_DIABVI_V3a genomic region, the following are encoded:
- the LOC126887621 gene encoding zinc finger protein 227-like isoform X2 has protein sequence MKIEETLHSSHKEKCTGQQPEGKNLNKVMKVGTEKRSFKCEICCKQFNRAHSLKIHLRVHTGEKPYKCKICCKQFNHEQSLKIHLRVHTGEKPYKCETCLKQFSQASNLKLHLRVHTGETPHKCEICFKQFSQGVNLKQHLRVHTGEKPYKCEICFKQFNREHSLKIHLKVHIGETPHKCEICFKQFSQASNLKLHLRVHTGETPHKCEICFKLFSQGVNLKRHLRVHTGEEPYKCEICFKQFSEACNLKKHLRVHTGETPYKCEICSKQFNRAGNLKTHLKVHTGETPYKCEICFKQFSQGVSLKRHLRGHTGEKPYKCEICFKQFNREHSLKRHLRVHTGEKPYKCETCLKQFSQASHLKLHLRVHAGEKPYKCKICCKQFNNEQSLKRHLRVHTGEKPYKCEICFKQFSQASYIKLHLRVHTGETPHKCEICFKQFSRGGNLKRHLRVHTAEKPYKCEICFKQFNREHNLKIHLKVHT, from the coding sequence ATGAAAATTGAGGAGACGTTACATTCATCTCATAAAGAAAAATGTACAGGTCAACAACCAGAaggaaaaaatttaaataaagttatGAAAGTTGGGACTGAGAAGAGATCTttcaaatgtgaaatttgttgtaAGCAGTTTAACCGTGCACATagtttaaaaatacatttgagagtgcacactggagaaaaaccatacaagtgtaaaatttgttgtAAGCAGTTTAACCATGAACAGagtttaaaaatacatttgagagtacacactggagaaaaaccgtacaagtgtgaaacttgtttgaagcaatttagtcaagcaagTAATTTAAAactacatttgagagtgcacactggagaaacaccacacaagtgtgaaatttgttttaagcaatttagtcaaggaGTTAATTTAAAAcagcatttgagagtgcacactggagaaaaaccatacaagtgtgaaatttgttttaagcagtttaatcgtgaacatagtttaaaaatacatttgaaaGTACACATTGGAGAAACACcacacaagtgtgaaatttgttttaagcaatttagtcaagcaagTAATTTAAAactacatttgagagtgcacactggagaaacaccacacaagtgtgaaatttgttttaagctatTTAGTCAAGGAGTTAATTTAAAAcggcatttgagagtgcacactggagaagaaccatacaagtgtgaaatttgttttaagcagtttagtgaagcatgtaatttgaaaaaacatttgagagtgcacactggagaaacaccttacaagtgtgaaatctgttctAAGCAATTTAACAGAGCAGgtaatttaaaaacacatttgaaagtgcacactggagaaacaccttacaagtgtgaaatttgttttaagcaatttagtcaaggaGTTAGTTTAAAACGGCATTTGAGAgggcacactggagaaaaaccatacaaatgtgaaatttgttttaagcagtttaatcgtgaacatagtttaaaaagacatttgagagtacacactggagaaaaaccgtacaagtgtgaaacttgtttgaagcaatttagtcaagcaagTCATTTAAAactacatttgagagtgcacgctggagaaaaaccgtacaagtgtaaaatttgttgtAAGCAGTTTAACAATGAACAgagtttaaaaagacatttgagagtacacactggagaaaaaccgtacaagtgtgaaatttgttttaagcaatttagtcaagcaagTTATATAAAactacatttgagagtgcacactggagaaacaccacacaagtgtgaaatttgttttaagcaatttagtcgagGAGGTAATTTAAAAcggcatttgagagtgcatactgcagaaaaaccatacaagtgtgaaatttgttttaagcagtttaatcgtgaacataatttaaaaatacatttgaaaGTACACACTTAA